The segment AATACGATCTCCACCGACGACCAGGGTGTGGTGGCCGAAGCAGGCGCGGGGCTCCCGCCGGCAGCGGCCGCCCCGGAAGCAGTCCGCCGCTCTGTCATCCGCCGGCTGAGCCGGTCGCGGGTCTGCTTGGGCTCGCGCTGGCGCAGAACGCCGATCTCGTCGTACCAGTACCGCTGGACCCAGACCTGCCGCAGCACCTCCACCTGCGGCAGCCGCCGCAGCCGGGCCGGGGCATCAGCGGCGAGAAGAGCGCTGAACAGGCGCATACCGTCTTCGCCGACCGTGAGTGCGTACTGCTCGCGTTCCTTTGCCTCCTTGGGTAGCCGGTCATAGCGCACCGGCCGGCCGTAGCGTCGGGCCCACTCGTCGGTGACCAGGGCGGACACCCAGTCCTCGTCGGCGGCGGTCAACTCCTCCAAGGCCGCGCGCAGGGTTTCCCCGACCAGCTCGGTCCGGTCCAGGCGCCGCACCGCCGCCAGGACGTGGGTGGAGTCGGTGCGCTGGCGCCCGCGCCGCTTGACCAGTCCTGCCTCCGCCAGCCGGTCCACCATCACAGCCAGCAACCCGTCCGCGCGGTCGCCCTCGGCCATCCGGTCACGGAACTCGCTCAGCACCGAGAAGTCGAACCCCGGATCGTCCAACTCCAGCCCCAGGCAGTAATTTCCAGTCCAGACGGCACCGGACGGCCTCGGCGGTCTGCCGGTCGGTGAGGTTCTCCGCGTACTGCAGCACCGACACCAACGCCAGCCGTGCCGGCGACAGGCCCCGACGCCCGTCAGGTGGATACCACTCCTCGAAGTCGCTGTCCGTGAACAGCCTGTCCAGGTGATCCCGTACCCACATCGCCGCTGTGCCCCGAGGATTGCTCGCCCGGGCCATCCGCGCGGTCAGCGGCGGGATCTCCCGACCGGACCAGGAACCCGTCGCCACCGCAACCCACCCCTTTGAGCAGCCCAAACTCCCCGACCAGGAAAACAGGCAGGCCCGATCACAGGCCGCTGATCGAGGACAACCTCACTCTCACCAGTGAAGATCACCAACAGCATCCCGAATACGGGACAGAGCCGCTGGCTGTACAGACCCCCGCCTCGGCCTCCTCGCCGACGCCGCCGTCGGTGACCGGTTCACGTTCTGCGCTCCGGGCCCCGAGCACGACCTCGAGGAGGTGGTCGTCGACTGGATCAGTACCGACTTCCTCGGCCTGCGCGGCCCTGACGCCCTGTACTGGTTCTTCAACGGCAGCACCTGGAACGTGCCGACCTGGCTCGGACACCACCTGTTCGCCGCGGACACCGACGAACAGCAGACCACCAAGGCGTGGACCGCTTGGCTCAACGCCTCCAGATCCAGGAGCGTTGATGGCGACCTTCACCCGGACACTGCTCTTCGCCGCCGAACTCGTCGAGGAGGACGGCGCCCACATTCTCCTCGACGAGGACGTCCCGTGCGGCACCATCCAGAGCATCCCGGTCTCCAAGGGCATGGTCGACAAGCTTCCGGTGTACCTCTCCGCGCTCGTGGCCAAGCTCAACCCGCCATCGCAGGGCTGTCGGTGAGCCGTTCCGTCGGATGGGCCCCGTGAGGCGGTTGCCGGATGCATCAGTCGTGCCTATCCCGACGGCGGCGGGGTGGGCACCAGGCGGTCCGTGTCCGACAGGGTCAGTGCGACACGCACTCCCGGGATGGGCGGAGGGTCGTTGTCGACAATGATGATCTGCAGCCGATCCTCGTGCTGGAGGCTGGCGGCCAGGAGCGTCGCGTACATCTTGCGCAGTCGGTCCAGGTCGATTCCCTCGTGGCCGACGTTGCTGCTGACGCCGTCGATGACCAGCAAGTTGGGGAGGACGTTCTCGGGGTGGGAGAGTGCTACGAGTTGGTGGGCGAGGGCGTGGGCGACGTTCACCATGACCTCGACGCCTTGCGAGCTGAGGTCGGTGAACGGGCGTCCGTCGACGACGGGGAGGTAGGTCCTGCGGTTGATGTAGGAGCCGGGCATGGAGTCGAAGCGCGGTGCGTCGAACGATCTCAACGTGCTCTCGAAAGCTCGGTCGAGGGTGGTGATGCGCTCCGTGGCGGCCGTGTTGTCGTGGCGCGCGGAGTCCAGGCGCTCGGTCAGGTCGTCACGCTCGCGTTCCAGTTCTGCGACGCGGCTTCCCTGGTCGTGTAGGCGTTCGTGCAGTTTGAGCGCGTCGTCGAGCCGGGCCAGGTGTTCCTCGAGACGTGCCTGCTCAGCGGCGAAGCGGCGTATCCGGTCGACTTGGTCGGTGAGAAACCCATGCGACAGGCGATCCAGTTCGACGCCCAGCGCCGCCCGGCGAGCGGCTGCATCGATGCGGGCGCGTTCGAGCGAGCGCAGACGTTCTTCGCTCCGGACGATCAGTTGGTCGGTCTCCGCCACCTGCTCGATGACGCGGTCCTGTTCGGCGGCCAGAGCGGGCGTGGGCGCAGCCGCTGGCGGGGATTGCAGGCAGAGCCGACAGGTGTCGGCGTCCCCACGGTCCGGGACGTCCGAGCCGCACCTCGGACAGATGTGAAACTCGAAATCGCTGAGCAGCCTTTCGGCGACGAGCGCGCGGGTGATTCTCCTGCTCTGCGCGACGAGTTGGTCGCGCAGAGCCGCAAGTCGGGCGATCGCCGCACTCTCGGACCGAAGAGCAGTCTCCACTTCCTGTAGATCGACCTCGGCAGCTGCGATGCGGGCACGTGCATCCACCGTGGCAGGCGGGTCGAACGAGCGGTTGAGTGAGCTTTCCGCCTCTCGGGAGGCCGCGAGCGCCGCGGCGGATTGGGCGTGTTTCTCCTGCAGCTGGGCAGCGGAGGAGAAGGAGCTGGATTCCAGAACCCTTTCCAAGGTTTTGCTGTCAGCGGTCAGGGCCTTGAGCTCGACCAGGACCTCTCTCAGCTTCTCACGCAGTTCGATTGCCTTCGGATTGAAGATCCCGTAGTAGATCTCGAAGACGTAACGGCGCTTGATGTCCTTGTGGTAGTTGTCGGGCGTGCCGAACACCGACGAATCGATTTGGTCCTGGCGCAGGATGCAGTACATCAGATAGTCATTGACGGTGACGGGAACCAGCGGACTGGTCTCGTCGCTGGGAGCGCGGGGTACCCGGACCTCGGGGAGGGCAAGCATCTGCAGGTACCAGCCGCGGAACGTGAGGTCGTACCCGGGTTCGAGCCGTGCTGCGGGCAGACGCCAGGCATGCTCCGCGCCGCCGATCTCCGCGACGTCCACCTTCGCGGTATCAGTGGTCACCAGCAGGCGCACGATGCGGAACCGGCGGTCGCCGATCATCACCGTGCCCGCGATTGTCCGGCCTTTCAGTTCGGGAACGACGTTCACATCACCACCGAAGAGAGCCCGCAGGCAACTGACGGCCGCGGTCTTGCCGCCGCTCATCGCGCCGGTGATGACGTTGAGGCCAGGCGAGAAGCGGATAGTGCGGGTCGTGCCGCTGATGGTCAGTTCCTCGACGCGCAGCCTCACAGCCGTACCCCCCAGTCCGCTTCGGCGATGTCAGGGAACGTCTCGTAGATCAGGTCCTTCAAGGACGTTCCTGTGAAGTTGAAGTAGCGGCGAAGCAACTGCGTCCTGCTCCGTACGGCCCTCCAGCTGTCGGTTATCGAGAGCGCTGAGGCAACCCCGTGCCCGCTCTCCGTCACGGCGTAGACGGCGACGTTTCCGTGCTGCCGGGTGGTGATGAGCCGCTTGCCGACCAGGGCCCCCAACAGGCCGTAGTAGGCAGGATCCCAGGGGCCGTAGCGGTAACGGATCATCCGCTGTTCGATGGCTCCCGTCAGCCAGGGATCTTCGCCCACCGCGACGCCCGGCGCGCGCGCGGCCAGCAGCGCGGCGAAGCGGTCCGGGTAGCGGAGGAGGAAATCCAGCTTCGCGAGTTTCATTCGGCCCTCGACCCCGGGTTTGCCGAACGCGTCGATCAGTAGGAGCAGCCGCGCTTGTGCGTCCACCGAAGGCGCCCCGCCTGCCTCGGTCGGGTCAGTCCTCACCGGAAGCGACCCCCCAACCGAAGTGGCACTGGTCGGAGACCGCGCAGGCGCGTCCCATGAGCAGCAACGGGTCCTTGGCGTACAGCGGGCGGCGGTCGACCTCCCCCGCGGTGGACGCGATCTCGTGCTTCAGGTCGTCCCAGATGTAGTCAGCCGGTCGGTGTTCACGTTCTTGGTGCCGTCGGACGACAGGAGTCGCGGTGAACTTCAAACGGGTGTCCAGGTCCTGCTCCACACGAGGGTTCTCCGGCCACACCCCGAGGGCGATCTCGTTCAGCCTCTGTTCATCGGCCTGGGCGCGCAGGAACTGGGCTTCGTGGATCAACCCCGGCGAAGCCCCACCACGACGCAGTTTGCGGACGAGGTTTGTTTCGACGGCGTCCAAGCGATCCGAGTAGGCGGCCAGCAGAACGTGGTCAGGTCGCCGGAGCCGCTGCGCCAGGTCGCTGATCGAAGCGGCGGTGAGTCTCTTGCGAAGCACGGTCTCGCCGGGGTGTTCAACACCGAGTTTCTCCTTCCAGCCGGGGCCGGCCTCTCCCTGCATCGCCTCGTGAACCCGGCTCAGCACTTCCAGGTACACGGCACGCTGCTCGCCGGTGGTGACTCTCGGCGCGAGCTCCATGAGGCCGGCCAAGCTCTTGTCGTCGATGTGCTCGCGCCGAGGCAAGCCCTTGATCCGGACCAACGACAGGTATCCGCGGACCTCGTCGGGATCCTGAGCCCCGAGGTGCCTGGATACTCGCGACAGGCAGTCGGGATGATCACCTCCTGCCCCC is part of the Kitasatospora cineracea genome and harbors:
- a CDS encoding transposase, with translation MARASNPRGTAAMWVRDHLDRLFTDSDFEEWYPPDGRRGLSPARLALVSVLQYAENLTDRQTAEAVRCRLDWKLLPGAGVGRSGVRLLGAERVP
- a CDS encoding ATP-binding protein; the protein is MRLRVEELTISGTTRTIRFSPGLNVITGAMSGGKTAAVSCLRALFGGDVNVVPELKGRTIAGTVMIGDRRFRIVRLLVTTDTAKVDVAEIGGAEHAWRLPAARLEPGYDLTFRGWYLQMLALPEVRVPRAPSDETSPLVPVTVNDYLMYCILRQDQIDSSVFGTPDNYHKDIKRRYVFEIYYGIFNPKAIELREKLREVLVELKALTADSKTLERVLESSSFSSAAQLQEKHAQSAAALAASREAESSLNRSFDPPATVDARARIAAAEVDLQEVETALRSESAAIARLAALRDQLVAQSRRITRALVAERLLSDFEFHICPRCGSDVPDRGDADTCRLCLQSPPAAAPTPALAAEQDRVIEQVAETDQLIVRSEERLRSLERARIDAAARRAALGVELDRLSHGFLTDQVDRIRRFAAEQARLEEHLARLDDALKLHERLHDQGSRVAELERERDDLTERLDSARHDNTAATERITTLDRAFESTLRSFDAPRFDSMPGSYINRRTYLPVVDGRPFTDLSSQGVEVMVNVAHALAHQLVALSHPENVLPNLLVIDGVSSNVGHEGIDLDRLRKMYATLLAASLQHEDRLQIIIVDNDPPPIPGVRVALTLSDTDRLVPTPPPSG
- a CDS encoding dsDNA nuclease domain-containing protein, yielding MTDPADIPAPDDTGTITLRRFTYQEKIAARYVIAMLGDGGGVLNVTGEHIEDVTVAIGHPSDPADVLWHFMQVKTKDDPAPWGLSDVIAKKSLKSLWRAYQAVRDCGFAYELISALEGHLDPADGALTALAQGAGGDHPDCLSRVSRHLGAQDPDEVRGYLSLVRIKGLPRREHIDDKSLAGLMELAPRVTTGEQRAVYLEVLSRVHEAMQGEAGPGWKEKLGVEHPGETVLRKRLTAASISDLAQRLRRPDHVLLAAYSDRLDAVETNLVRKLRRGGASPGLIHEAQFLRAQADEQRLNEIALGVWPENPRVEQDLDTRLKFTATPVVRRHQEREHRPADYIWDDLKHEIASTAGEVDRRPLYAKDPLLLMGRACAVSDQCHFGWGVASGED